The following coding sequences lie in one Alosa sapidissima isolate fAloSap1 chromosome 15, fAloSap1.pri, whole genome shotgun sequence genomic window:
- the mab21l1 gene encoding putative nucleotidyltransferase MAB21L1 — protein MIAAQAKLVYHLNKYYNEKCQSRKAAISKTIREVCKVVSDVLKEVEVQEPRFISSLSEMDNRFEGLEVISPTEFEVVLYLNQMGVFNFVDDGSLPGCAVLKLSDGRKRSMSLWVEFITASGYLSARKIRSRFQTLVAQAVDKCSYRDVVKMVADTSEVKLRIRDRYVVQITPAFKCTGIWPRSAAHWPLPHIPWPGPNRVAEVKAEGFNLLSKECYSLNGKQSSAESDAWVLQFAEAENRLLLGGCRKKCLSVLKTLRDRHLELPGTPLNNYHMKTLVSYECEKHPRESDWDENCLGDRLNGILLQLISCLQCRRCPHYFLPNLDLFQGKPHSALENAAKQTWRLAREILTNPKSLEKL, from the coding sequence ATGATAGCAGCCCAAGCTAAACTGGTATACCATCTCAACAAATATTACAACGAGAAATGCCAGTCTCGCAAGGCAGCTATCTCCAAGACCATCCGAGAGGTGTGCAAGGTGGTGTCGGATGTCCTGAAGGAGGTGGAGGTTCAGGAGCCGAGGTTCATCAGCTCCCTGAGCGAAATGGATAACCGTTTCGAGGGTCTGGAGGTGATATCTCCGACAGAGTTCGAAGTGGTCCTCTATCTAAATCAGATGGGAGTGTTCAACTTCGTAGACGACGGCTCCCTTCCGGGCTGCGCCGTGCTAAAGCTCAGTGACGGCCGCAAGAGGAGCATGTCTCTGTGGGTCGAGTTCATCACCGCGTCCGGTTACCTCTCAGCACGCAAGATCCGCTCCCGGTTTCAAACGCTCGTGGCCCAGGCCGTTGATAAGTGCAGTTACAGAGATGTGGTCAAAATGGTCGCAGACACGAGTGAGGTGAAGTTACGCATTAGAGACAGATACGTGGTCCAGATTACCCCGGCTTTCAAATGCACTGGTATATGGCCACGCAGCGCGGCTCATTGGCCTCTGCCCCACATCCCTTGGCCGGGTCCAAACCGGGTCGCAGAGGTAAAAGCCGAAGGTTTCAACCTCCTATCTAAGGAATGCTACTCGTTAAACGGTAAGCAGAGCTCGGCTGAAAGTGACGCCTGGGTCTTGCAGTTCGCAGAGGCCGAAAACCGCCTCCTTTTGGGAGGATGTAGGAAGAAATGTCTGTCGGTTCTGAAAACACTGCGTGACCGTCACCTTGAACTCCCTGGGACGCCACTCAACAACTACCACATGAAAACTTTGGTCTCCTACGAGTGTGAAAAGCATCCCCGGGAGTCGGACTGGGACGAAAACTGTCTAGGGGATCGACTTAACGGAATTTTATTGCAACTTATTTCGTGTTTGCAGTGCAGGAGATGTCCCCATTATTTTCTACCTAACTTAGACCTTTTTCAAGGAAAACCGCATTCCGCCCTGGAAAACGCGGCCAAACAGACTTGGCGACTGGCAAGAGAAATTCTAACCAACCCTAAAAGCTTGGAGAAACTCTGA